Proteins encoded together in one Camelina sativa cultivar DH55 chromosome 9, Cs, whole genome shotgun sequence window:
- the LOC104715211 gene encoding uncharacterized protein LOC104715211 gives MGEFNVERVLVDTGSTVNILFWQTLEKMGVTLEQIKLEARTLTGYDGVAKASMGDVKLQVQAGGVTRKSKFVVIDAPPIYNAILGSPWIYSMQAVPSTYHLCVKFPAATGIYT, from the coding sequence ATGGGCGAATTCAATGTAGAGCGAGTCTTAGTGGATACCGGCAGCACGGTCAATATCCTGTTCTGGCAAACATTGGAAAAAATGGGTGTCACACTGGAACAAATTAAACTAGAAGCTAGAACGCTGACGGGATACGACGGCGTAGCCAAAGCATCAATGGGCGACGTGAAGCTGCAAGTCCAAGCTGGAGGTGTAACGCGCAAATCCAAGTTCGTAGTCATAGACGCCCCACCAATCTACAACGCCATCTTAGGTTCACCCTGGATCTACTCGATGCAGGCAGTCCCTTCTACCTATCATCTTTGCGTTAAGTTCCCAGCTGCTACGGGAATTTATACGTGA